The following are encoded together in the Thalassomonas haliotis genome:
- the hutC gene encoding histidine utilization repressor, with protein sequence MTTPKFTIIKQHICDMIESGLWCEHSKVPSENELAEQFTVSRMTARRALQELTEQGLLVRSQGAGTFVATFKSQSSLLEIKNIADEIQVRGHKHHAQQRQLKAVPVSDEMAILLAVKTNETVFYSEVLHFEDDQPIQLEQRFVNARLVPDYLQQDFTVITPHEYLSVEAPLTEATHEVEAVLADKKTCELLAIEQAQPCLQVKRRTWSSQGVVSLAILTSPGNRYRLGSHLTF encoded by the coding sequence ATGACAACTCCTAAATTCACCATAATAAAGCAACATATTTGCGACATGATCGAATCAGGTCTGTGGTGCGAGCATTCCAAGGTGCCTTCGGAAAATGAACTGGCGGAGCAGTTTACCGTCAGCCGCATGACCGCCCGACGTGCTCTGCAGGAGTTGACCGAACAAGGGCTGCTGGTGAGATCGCAAGGGGCAGGCACTTTTGTCGCCACCTTCAAATCCCAGTCTTCCCTGTTGGAAATCAAAAATATTGCCGATGAAATCCAGGTCAGGGGACATAAACATCATGCACAGCAACGGCAGCTCAAAGCCGTGCCCGTCAGTGATGAAATGGCGATTTTACTGGCGGTAAAGACTAATGAAACCGTATTTTATTCCGAAGTCCTGCATTTTGAAGATGACCAGCCGATCCAGCTGGAGCAACGCTTTGTTAACGCCCGCCTGGTACCTGATTATTTGCAGCAGGATTTCACTGTCATCACCCCCCATGAATACCTGTCGGTAGAAGCACCGCTCACCGAAGCCACCCATGAAGTGGAAGCCGTGCTCGCCGACAAAAAAACCTGTGAGCTGCTCGCCATAGAGCAGGCACAACCCTGTTTACAGGTCAAACGACGCACCTGGTCCAGCCAGGGTGTCGTCAGCCTGGCCATTTTAACTTCACCGGGCAATAGATATCGCCTGGGAAGCCATTTAACTTTTTAA
- the hutU gene encoding urocanate hydratase has protein sequence MTTSNETENNRFDASRNIRAARGSEITAKSWLTEAAKRMLMNNLDAEVAEHPQSLVVYGGIGRAARDWQCYDKIIETLDRLEDDETLMVQSGKPVGVFKTHADAPRVLIANSNLVPHWGNWEHFNELDKKGLMMYGQMTAGSWIYIGSQGIVQGTYETFAAMAKQHFGGNAKGKWVLTGGLGGMGGAQPLAATMAGFSALVVECDETRIDFRLNTRYVDAKATDLDQALALIDQAHAKGEAISVGLLGNAADVFPELVKRGITPDVVTDQTSAHDPLNGYLPQGWTMEHAAEMRKKDEAAVVKAAKQSMAVQVKAMIALQAAGAATTDYGNNIRQMALEEGVENAFDFPGFVPAYIRPLFCEGVGPFRWVALSGDPEDIYKTDAKVKELIPDNPQLHNWLDMAKERIEFQGLPARICWVGLKDRARLALAFNEMVRNGELSAPVVIGRDHLDSGSVASPNRETESMMDGSDAVSDWPLLNALLSTSGGATWVSLHHGGGVGMGFSQHAGVVIVADGTEAADKRLGRVLWNDPATGVMRHADAGYDIAVNCAKEQGLDLPMIDGANGKKGA, from the coding sequence ATGACAACAAGTAATGAGACAGAAAATAACCGTTTTGATGCCAGCCGTAATATTCGCGCCGCCCGCGGCAGTGAAATTACCGCAAAAAGCTGGTTAACCGAAGCAGCCAAACGCATGCTGATGAATAACCTTGACGCCGAAGTTGCCGAACATCCGCAATCTTTGGTGGTTTACGGCGGTATCGGCCGTGCAGCGCGTGACTGGCAATGTTATGACAAAATCATCGAAACCCTGGATCGCCTGGAAGACGATGAAACCCTGATGGTACAATCAGGCAAGCCGGTTGGCGTATTTAAAACCCATGCCGATGCTCCCCGGGTATTGATCGCCAACTCTAACCTGGTACCTCACTGGGGTAACTGGGAACATTTCAACGAGCTGGATAAGAAAGGCCTGATGATGTACGGCCAGATGACCGCCGGTTCCTGGATCTACATCGGCTCGCAGGGTATCGTCCAGGGGACCTACGAAACTTTTGCCGCCATGGCCAAACAGCACTTCGGCGGTAATGCCAAAGGCAAATGGGTACTGACCGGCGGCTTAGGCGGCATGGGCGGCGCTCAGCCTCTGGCGGCAACCATGGCAGGTTTCTCGGCTTTAGTGGTGGAATGTGATGAAACCCGTATCGATTTCCGGTTAAACACCCGTTATGTTGATGCCAAAGCCACAGATTTAGATCAGGCATTAGCCCTGATTGACCAAGCCCATGCTAAAGGTGAAGCCATCTCTGTCGGCCTGTTAGGCAATGCTGCCGATGTTTTCCCTGAGCTGGTAAAACGCGGTATCACCCCGGATGTGGTTACCGATCAGACTTCTGCCCATGATCCGCTGAACGGTTACCTGCCTCAGGGCTGGACCATGGAACATGCCGCCGAAATGCGCAAAAAAGACGAAGCCGCCGTGGTAAAAGCCGCGAAACAGTCAATGGCTGTTCAGGTTAAAGCCATGATCGCCCTGCAGGCCGCAGGCGCTGCCACCACGGATTACGGTAACAATATCCGCCAGATGGCGCTGGAAGAAGGGGTCGAGAATGCCTTTGATTTCCCGGGTTTCGTTCCCGCTTATATCCGTCCGTTATTCTGTGAAGGCGTAGGGCCTTTCCGCTGGGTGGCCTTATCCGGCGACCCGGAAGATATCTACAAAACCGATGCTAAGGTTAAAGAGTTAATTCCTGATAACCCTCAATTACACAACTGGCTGGATATGGCCAAAGAACGCATCGAGTTCCAGGGCTTACCGGCACGTATTTGCTGGGTCGGCTTAAAAGATCGCGCCCGTCTGGCACTGGCCTTTAATGAAATGGTCAGAAACGGCGAATTATCGGCGCCGGTAGTGATCGGTCGCGACCACCTGGATTCAGGCTCGGTTGCCTCGCCTAACCGTGAAACCGAAAGCATGATGGACGGCTCAGATGCCGTTTCTGACTGGCCGCTGCTGAACGCCTTATTATCCACTTCAGGCGGTGCTACCTGGGTCAGCCTGCATCATGGCGGCGGTGTCGGTATGGGCTTTAGCCAGCATGCCGGGGTGGTTATTGTTGCCGACGGCACAGAAGCCGCCGACAAACGTCTTGGCCGGGTATTGTGGAACGATCCGGCAACCGGCGTAATGCGTCATGCCGATGCCGGTTACGATATTGCCGTAAACTGCGCCAAAGAGCAGGGACTGGATCTGCCGATGATCGACGGCGCCAACGGAAAAAAAGGAGCCTAA
- the hutH gene encoding histidine ammonia-lyase, producing MTEQVLNKLNIVPGQLTLAQLRAVNSYDGIEYTLDESAFDAINKSAEAVQQVIRDGKVVYGINTGFGLLASTRIKEEELELLQRSIVLSHSAGFGEYMEDATVRLMMVLKINSLARGFSGIRLPVIQALIQLLNAEVYPCVPKKGSVGASGDLAPLSHMVLPLLGEGEMSYQDEVIPAKEGLRIAGLEPITLAAKEGLALLNGTQASTAFALEGLFLAEDLYAAGTTIGAMSVEAAMGSRAPFDDRVHQIRGQKGQIDAARAYREVLSDSSEIGQSHFECEKVQDPYSLRCQPQVMGACLTQIRQAAEVLHVEANGVTDNPLVFANEGDFISAGNFHAEPVAMAADNLALAIAEIGSLSERRMALLIDANLSKLPPFLVENGGVNSGFMIAQVTSAALASENKTLAHPASVDSLPTSANQEDHVSMAAFAGRRLADMAENTNGVLAVELLAAAQGLDFRAPLKGSAKVEAAKALLRTHVAYYDKDRYFAPDIVEASGIIGDGQFNYLMPENLLPSF from the coding sequence ATGACTGAACAAGTACTTAACAAACTCAACATTGTCCCGGGCCAGCTGACTTTGGCCCAGTTACGCGCCGTCAACAGTTATGACGGCATCGAATACACTTTGGATGAAAGTGCCTTTGACGCCATCAACAAAAGCGCGGAAGCGGTACAGCAAGTGATCCGCGACGGCAAGGTGGTTTACGGCATCAATACCGGTTTTGGTCTTCTGGCCAGCACCCGCATCAAAGAAGAAGAGCTGGAACTATTGCAACGCTCGATCGTACTTTCCCATTCCGCCGGTTTTGGCGAATATATGGAAGATGCCACGGTACGGTTAATGATGGTGCTGAAAATCAACTCCCTGGCCCGCGGTTTCTCAGGTATCCGTTTACCTGTGATCCAGGCGCTGATCCAGCTGCTTAATGCCGAAGTCTACCCGTGCGTGCCGAAAAAAGGCTCGGTCGGCGCCTCCGGCGATTTGGCGCCTTTATCCCATATGGTGCTGCCGTTATTGGGTGAAGGTGAGATGTCCTACCAGGATGAAGTGATCCCGGCCAAAGAAGGTTTACGCATCGCCGGTCTTGAGCCTATCACCCTGGCCGCCAAAGAAGGCCTGGCGTTATTAAACGGCACCCAGGCCTCGACCGCCTTTGCTTTAGAAGGCTTATTCCTGGCGGAAGACCTTTATGCCGCAGGCACCACTATCGGCGCTATGTCGGTAGAAGCCGCCATGGGCAGCCGGGCACCGTTTGACGATCGCGTACACCAGATCCGCGGGCAAAAAGGTCAGATTGACGCCGCCCGGGCTTACCGTGAGGTACTCAGTGACAGCTCTGAAATCGGTCAGTCCCACTTCGAATGTGAAAAAGTGCAGGATCCCTACTCCCTGCGCTGTCAGCCCCAGGTGATGGGCGCCTGTTTAACCCAGATCCGTCAAGCCGCCGAAGTATTACATGTTGAAGCCAACGGCGTTACCGACAATCCGTTAGTATTCGCCAATGAAGGTGACTTTATTTCTGCCGGTAACTTCCACGCAGAGCCCGTAGCCATGGCAGCTGATAACCTGGCGCTGGCCATTGCTGAAATCGGCTCCTTATCCGAGCGCCGCATGGCCTTGTTGATCGATGCCAACCTGAGTAAGCTGCCGCCATTTTTGGTAGAAAACGGCGGTGTCAACTCCGGCTTTATGATCGCCCAGGTAACCTCGGCGGCTCTGGCCTCAGAAAACAAAACCCTGGCCCACCCGGCCTCGGTTGACAGTCTGCCGACCTCAGCCAACCAGGAAGACCATGTATCTATGGCTGCCTTTGCCGGACGTCGTCTGGCGGATATGGCAGAAAATACCAATGGCGTACTGGCGGTAGAATTGCTGGCGGCGGCACAAGGCCTTGATTTCAGGGCGCCGCTTAAAGGTTCAGCCAAGGTGGAAGCCGCCAAGGCATTGCTGCGTACCCATGTTGCCTACTATGACAAAGATCGCTATTTTGCCCCGGATATTGTCGAAGCCTCGGGTATTATCGGCGACGGCCAGTTTAATTACCTGATGCCGGAAAACCTGTTGCCGAGTTTTTAA
- a CDS encoding NfeD family protein, translating to MELILSFQAWLILALILACAEFVVPGGILFNLGLASLIVALGVKFQLLDTWPLTLTAWFIVASVLLFVMYFVTERFFSDSKRIDNTHEEVDSYGKEVTVLEKIGPGNHPGRVEFQGTTWKALSDGSEIAPGSRVTIVCKDNISLIVEPLK from the coding sequence ATGGAGTTGATACTTTCATTTCAAGCCTGGCTGATACTGGCCCTGATACTCGCCTGCGCCGAGTTTGTCGTACCGGGAGGTATCTTATTCAACTTAGGCCTGGCCTCATTGATCGTGGCTTTAGGGGTAAAATTTCAATTACTCGACACTTGGCCCCTGACCCTGACCGCCTGGTTCATTGTCGCCTCCGTGCTGCTGTTTGTGATGTATTTTGTCACCGAGCGCTTTTTCAGTGACAGTAAACGCATAGATAACACCCATGAAGAAGTCGACAGTTACGGCAAGGAAGTCACTGTGCTCGAAAAAATCGGCCCCGGCAATCATCCCGGACGGGTAGAATTTCAGGGCACCACCTGGAAAGCGTTAAGCGATGGCTCGGAAATCGCCCCCGGCAGCCGGGTCACTATCGTCTGCAAAGACAATATTTCACTGATCGTCGAGCCCCTCAAGTAG
- a CDS encoding SPFH domain-containing protein, protein MLASFTFIFLGLLFILLKLVLIVPMREVCVIERLGKFRAVLQPGLHFLIPFIDRVAYRHEIREQVLDIPAQSCISRDNIQIDVDGLVYIQVMDGAKASYGIEDYRRASINLAQTTMRSEVGKLKLSQTFSERDTLNETIVREIDKASDPWGIKVLRYEVKNITPSENVIHTLEKQMEAERQKRAEITLAQAEKESTINLSEGERQEAINLSEGDKQKQINEANGRAKEIGILAEATAQGINMIAAAAEQPGGDQAIKMRLMEQFIQQAGAILNTADVSVVPAELAKVEGFFAGMGEVTKTMQGTK, encoded by the coding sequence ATGCTAGCAAGCTTTACCTTTATTTTTCTCGGCCTGCTTTTTATCCTGCTGAAATTAGTACTGATCGTGCCGATGCGTGAAGTATGCGTGATTGAACGCTTAGGCAAATTTCGCGCGGTATTGCAGCCGGGATTACACTTTCTTATCCCCTTTATCGACCGGGTCGCCTACCGTCATGAAATTCGCGAGCAGGTATTGGATATCCCGGCACAAAGCTGTATCTCCCGGGATAATATCCAAATCGATGTCGACGGCCTGGTTTATATCCAGGTGATGGACGGCGCCAAAGCCAGTTACGGTATCGAAGACTACCGCCGGGCAAGCATTAATCTGGCGCAAACCACCATGCGCTCGGAAGTCGGCAAATTAAAATTAAGCCAAACCTTTTCCGAGCGCGATACCTTAAACGAAACTATCGTACGGGAAATCGACAAGGCTTCGGATCCCTGGGGCATCAAGGTCTTAAGATATGAAGTGAAAAACATCACCCCGTCGGAAAATGTGATCCACACCCTGGAAAAACAGATGGAAGCCGAGCGGCAAAAACGTGCAGAAATCACCCTGGCGCAGGCGGAGAAAGAGTCCACCATCAACCTTTCCGAGGGGGAGCGCCAGGAGGCCATTAATTTATCCGAAGGGGATAAGCAAAAACAAATCAATGAAGCCAACGGCCGGGCCAAAGAAATCGGCATACTGGCGGAAGCTACCGCCCAGGGGATTAACATGATAGCCGCTGCGGCAGAGCAGCCGGGAGGAGATCAGGCAATAAAAATGCGCCTGATGGAACAATTTATCCAGCAAGCCGGGGCGATTCTCAACACCGCCGATGTATCTGTGGTGCCCGCCGAGTTAGCCAAGGTTGAAGGCTTTTTTGCCGGCATGGGTGAAGTAACCAAGACAATGCAGGGGACAAAATAA
- a CDS encoding SPFH domain-containing protein: MDLSNINNMELIILAIWGALFLYLAVKFFQAICLVPTQSAYIVERLGKYRCTLEAGFHLLLPFVDRVAFIQDLKEETIDVPPQECFSKDEVNVEVDGVIYIQVVDSVKASYGITDYRFAAMQLAQTTTRSVIGTLDLDRTFEERDIISAKVVEVLDKAGESWGIRVHRYEIKNITPPLTVKNAMELQVNAERERKAILAKSLGDKASRINRSEGLKTEMINISEGEMQRRINSAEGKAEEILAIARATGDSISKVANAISQPGGKQALEMQLSEQYLQQMKGLSQESRKVILPANLLDFNQWLGTLGIKSKG; the protein is encoded by the coding sequence ATGGATTTGAGCAATATCAACAACATGGAGCTGATTATTTTAGCCATCTGGGGCGCGCTGTTTTTATACCTGGCGGTAAAGTTTTTCCAGGCCATTTGCCTGGTACCGACCCAGTCCGCTTATATTGTCGAACGCCTGGGCAAATACCGCTGCACCCTGGAGGCGGGCTTTCACCTGCTATTGCCCTTTGTCGACCGGGTCGCTTTTATCCAGGACTTAAAGGAAGAAACCATAGACGTGCCGCCGCAGGAATGTTTTTCCAAGGATGAAGTCAATGTCGAAGTGGACGGCGTGATTTATATCCAGGTGGTGGACTCGGTCAAAGCCAGCTACGGTATTACCGATTATCGCTTTGCCGCCATGCAGCTGGCGCAAACCACTACAAGGTCGGTGATCGGCACCCTGGACCTTGACCGTACCTTTGAAGAACGGGATATCATCAGCGCCAAGGTGGTCGAAGTACTGGACAAGGCCGGTGAAAGCTGGGGCATCCGGGTACACAGGTATGAAATCAAGAATATCACTCCGCCGCTGACGGTAAAAAATGCCATGGAATTACAGGTTAATGCCGAGCGCGAGCGCAAGGCAATATTGGCCAAAAGTCTGGGGGATAAGGCCAGCCGCATTAACCGCTCGGAGGGGTTAAAAACAGAAATGATCAACATCTCCGAAGGGGAAATGCAAAGACGCATCAATTCTGCCGAAGGTAAAGCCGAAGAAATCCTGGCTATCGCCCGGGCCACCGGAGATTCGATCAGTAAAGTCGCCAATGCCATCAGCCAGCCCGGAGGCAAGCAGGCGCTGGAAATGCAGTTAAGCGAGCAGTACCTGCAACAGATGAAAGGTTTAAGCCAGGAAAGCCGGAAGGTGATATTGCCCGCCAACCTGCTGGACTTTAATCAGTGGCTCGGCACCTTAGGCATCAAAAGCAAAGGTTAA
- a CDS encoding SDR family NAD(P)-dependent oxidoreductase, translating into MSKIAVDNAANSVGIIGCGWLGRPLAGLLMKENTQVMATSTREEKAAELNQVGIDSRVLQLPQAPSQLSGHDIFSCRKLVVCITPQLKKGRVDYPEKIAGLVAAAEKNGVEKIILLSTSSVYNGLEGEVFEEAGLDVNANKVAILAQAEQSVLNFNGLSAVLRLSGLIGPARHPGRFLAGKKDLANPDAAVNLIHQADALGLINCLLKQKQVQGIFNGVANTRMSRQQFYQQAALALSLPEPAFNDLDRGITGKVINGDKGRRELSYQYQYDDLVLWMKNNEN; encoded by the coding sequence TTGTCAAAAATTGCAGTTGATAACGCGGCGAACAGCGTAGGAATTATAGGTTGCGGCTGGTTGGGTAGACCCCTGGCGGGGCTGTTGATGAAGGAAAATACCCAGGTAATGGCAACCTCGACCCGGGAGGAAAAAGCCGCTGAGCTTAATCAGGTCGGTATCGACAGCCGGGTGCTGCAATTGCCGCAGGCACCTTCACAGCTGAGTGGACATGATATCTTCTCCTGCCGGAAACTGGTGGTTTGCATTACGCCGCAGCTGAAAAAAGGCCGGGTCGATTACCCGGAAAAGATTGCCGGGCTGGTGGCGGCGGCAGAAAAAAATGGCGTGGAAAAAATTATCCTGCTCAGCACCAGTTCGGTTTATAACGGCCTTGAAGGTGAGGTTTTTGAAGAAGCCGGGCTTGATGTCAACGCAAATAAAGTGGCTATTCTGGCGCAGGCGGAGCAAAGTGTGCTTAATTTTAACGGGTTATCTGCAGTCCTGCGCTTGAGCGGCTTAATTGGTCCCGCCAGGCACCCGGGGCGTTTCCTTGCCGGCAAAAAAGATCTTGCCAACCCGGATGCCGCGGTGAATTTAATCCATCAAGCCGATGCCCTGGGGTTAATTAACTGCCTGTTAAAACAAAAACAGGTGCAGGGTATTTTTAATGGTGTCGCCAATACCCGGATGAGCCGGCAGCAGTTTTACCAGCAGGCGGCCCTTGCCTTATCTTTGCCTGAGCCTGCTTTTAACGACTTGGACCGGGGCATAACCGGTAAAGTAATAAACGGGGATAAAGGACGGCGTGAGTTGTCTTATCAATATCAATATGACGATTTAGTATTGTGGATGAAAAATAATGAAAACTAA
- a CDS encoding nuclear transport factor 2 family protein, with product MKILCLLVALLSAGFCHANEDVARVLDNFHQAAARADMKTYLGLMTKEAVFLGTDAGERWDKQAFSEFVKPYFSQGKGWLYRPQERHINQSGDNMAFFDELLSNENYGLCRGSGVLVKTETGWKIAQYNLSIPVPNAIAKKVVKQIKTLSQVKGL from the coding sequence ATGAAAATTTTATGCTTGCTGGTTGCTTTGCTCAGCGCCGGTTTCTGCCATGCCAATGAAGATGTTGCCCGGGTGTTGGATAATTTTCATCAGGCAGCGGCGCGTGCCGACATGAAAACCTATCTGGGGTTAATGACAAAAGAGGCGGTTTTTCTGGGCACGGATGCCGGCGAGCGCTGGGATAAGCAGGCCTTTAGCGAATTTGTAAAGCCCTATTTTAGTCAGGGAAAAGGTTGGTTATACCGCCCGCAAGAGCGCCATATTAACCAAAGCGGTGATAACATGGCTTTTTTTGATGAATTGCTCAGTAACGAAAATTATGGTTTGTGCCGGGGCAGCGGCGTGCTGGTAAAAACCGAAACCGGCTGGAAAATAGCCCAGTATAATTTATCCATTCCCGTGCCCAATGCCATTGCTAAAAAAGTTGTTAAGCAGATAAAGACCTTGTCGCAAGTCAAAGGTCTATGA
- a CDS encoding bifunctional GNAT family N-acetyltransferase/thioesterase: MIVCSTPQSPEEFQAYYYLRWQMLRKPWHQGEGSEQDEFEQQSIHRMCLDEDNNVVAVGRLHRSGQFSGEIRFMAVADGQQGKGLGKKIIQSLELEARKLGVTEISLNARENAVPFYSRLGYQNLGFSHRLFDTIRHDKMVKSLQAHNAHQFSLADELQTTWHQTIPMSRAMDIRVCFYDGQEIITHCDPDFNKNLHHTMFAGSIYTLATLTGWGYVYMQLREQGLEGDIVLAEGNIRYRAPIKGPAYARTSAQLACGDISPLSQGRRARFQLEVRVGCGDETAASFTGSYVVLPKSI, from the coding sequence ATGATAGTGTGCAGTACACCACAAAGTCCTGAAGAGTTTCAGGCTTATTATTATTTGCGCTGGCAAATGTTAAGGAAACCCTGGCACCAGGGCGAGGGCAGTGAACAAGATGAGTTCGAGCAGCAGTCGATTCACCGCATGTGCCTCGATGAAGATAATAATGTCGTTGCCGTGGGGCGGCTGCATCGAAGCGGCCAGTTCAGCGGAGAAATTCGCTTTATGGCGGTGGCAGACGGCCAGCAGGGAAAAGGGCTGGGTAAGAAAATTATACAATCTCTGGAGCTGGAGGCGCGTAAACTCGGAGTCACAGAAATAAGCCTTAATGCCAGGGAAAATGCCGTGCCTTTTTATAGCCGGCTGGGGTATCAAAACCTGGGCTTTTCCCACCGGCTTTTTGATACCATCAGGCATGACAAAATGGTGAAAAGCCTGCAGGCGCACAACGCACATCAATTTTCTTTAGCAGATGAATTGCAAACTACCTGGCATCAAACTATCCCTATGAGCCGGGCCATGGATATCCGGGTATGTTTTTATGACGGCCAGGAAATAATCACTCATTGCGATCCCGATTTTAACAAGAATTTGCACCATACCATGTTCGCCGGCAGCATCTATACCCTGGCGACCTTAACGGGCTGGGGTTATGTCTATATGCAGTTACGCGAGCAGGGGCTTGAAGGGGATATAGTGCTGGCTGAGGGCAATATCCGCTACCGGGCGCCGATAAAGGGGCCGGCATATGCGAGAACTTCTGCACAACTGGCCTGCGGGGATATATCCCCGTTAAGCCAGGGCAGGCGCGCCCGCTTTCAACTTGAAGTCCGGGTTGGCTGTGGCGACGAAACCGCCGCCAGCTTCACCGGCAGTTATGTGGTCTTGCCGAAGTCGATTTAA
- the dtd gene encoding D-aminoacyl-tRNA deacylase, protein MIALLQRVSEASVSVENKIVGEINQGLLVLLAIEPGDNEAKAKRLAQRVAGYRIFEDGQGKMNLNVKQAGGDILVVSQFTLAADTSRGMRPSFTSAAAPELSENLYRYFCGQLRELDFTVPTGIFGADMKVALVNDGPVTINLNI, encoded by the coding sequence ATGATCGCCTTATTGCAAAGAGTCAGTGAAGCCAGTGTTAGCGTAGAAAATAAAATTGTCGGCGAAATCAACCAGGGATTATTGGTCCTGCTTGCCATTGAGCCGGGTGATAACGAAGCCAAAGCCAAACGTTTGGCACAAAGGGTGGCGGGTTACCGGATTTTTGAAGACGGGCAGGGTAAGATGAACCTGAATGTGAAGCAGGCAGGTGGCGACATTTTAGTGGTTTCCCAGTTTACCCTGGCCGCAGATACCAGTCGCGGCATGCGTCCGAGTTTTACCTCGGCCGCCGCCCCCGAACTCAGTGAAAACCTTTATCGGTATTTTTGCGGGCAATTAAGAGAATTAGACTTTACCGTACCCACAGGCATTTTTGGTGCGGACATGAAGGTTGCGCTGGTTAATGACGGCCCGGTGACCATTAACCTGAATATCTGA
- the pip gene encoding prolyl aminopeptidase — MSRTLYPKISVTSQQWLDVGDGHQIYLEQSGNEKGIPVVYFHGGPGGGSSENHRRYFDPQLYRIILFDQRGCGRSKPSPSIENNTLEHLIEDIEIIREHLGIKQWLVTGGSWGTTLALAYGIRYPAQVLGFILRGVFLASAAECDWLYKPGGASCFYPEYYREFAGHLGGKYNSDVLDGYFQLLSSDNEVAVIAASKAWYLWELRLSTIEHAHIGMAQVEDTHQALCMAVISSFYFTRQCFMEENYILDNISQIEDIPAIILHGRYDMVCQLHIADQLCQQWRNAQLQILPCAGHSGFETQTIDAFCKATDTMANFLTEKES, encoded by the coding sequence ATGTCGCGCACCTTATATCCTAAAATATCTGTGACTTCTCAGCAGTGGCTTGATGTCGGGGACGGACACCAGATCTACCTGGAGCAATCGGGTAATGAAAAAGGCATTCCTGTGGTCTATTTTCATGGCGGACCGGGCGGCGGCTCCAGCGAAAACCACAGGCGTTATTTTGACCCGCAACTGTATCGTATCATCCTGTTCGACCAGCGTGGTTGCGGGCGTTCAAAGCCCTCCCCCAGTATAGAAAATAACACCCTGGAGCACCTGATTGAAGATATCGAAATTATCCGCGAGCACCTGGGCATAAAACAATGGCTAGTTACCGGCGGCTCCTGGGGCACCACTTTAGCATTGGCTTACGGTATCCGTTATCCTGCGCAGGTGCTGGGGTTTATTCTCAGGGGCGTTTTTCTGGCTTCGGCGGCAGAATGCGACTGGTTGTATAAACCCGGGGGGGCTTCCTGTTTTTATCCCGAATACTACCGTGAATTTGCCGGTCATCTCGGCGGAAAATATAACTCGGATGTGCTAGATGGTTATTTCCAGTTATTATCGTCGGACAATGAAGTGGCGGTTATTGCCGCCAGTAAAGCCTGGTATTTGTGGGAGTTGCGCTTATCCACGATAGAGCATGCCCATATTGGCATGGCCCAGGTGGAAGATACCCACCAGGCATTATGTATGGCGGTGATATCCAGTTTTTATTTTACCCGGCAATGTTTTATGGAGGAGAATTATATTCTCGACAATATCAGTCAGATTGAAGATATCCCGGCGATCATATTACACGGCCGTTATGACATGGTGTGCCAGCTGCATATCGCCGATCAGCTCTGCCAGCAATGGCGAAATGCCCAGTTACAGATACTGCCGTGTGCCGGACATAGTGGATTTGAAACACAAACTATTGATGCTTTTTGTAAAGCCACCGATACTATGGCAAATTTTTTAACAGAAAAAGAGTCATGA